One Rhododendron vialii isolate Sample 1 chromosome 2a, ASM3025357v1 genomic region harbors:
- the LOC131317451 gene encoding uncharacterized protein LOC131317451 — MKRVIRFRKKGKLNPRYVGPFEIIKRVGPVAYRLALTSELANVHDVFHVSMLKPYVADASHVLTRPPIELQENLTYEERPIRIMDRRVKQLRNKAIPLVEVWWENHSSGKATWEKEDDMRQRYPELFDEGTSII, encoded by the coding sequence ATGAAAAGAGTTATACGTTTCAGGAAAAAGGGTAAATTGAATCCTCGATATGTGGGACCCTTTGAAATTATCAAAAGGGTTGGGCCTGTTGCTTATCGTCTCGCGTTGACATCTGAACTCGCTAATGTTCATGATGTTTTCCATGTTTCTATGCTCAAACCCTACGTAGCAGATGCTTCGCATGTACTCACTCGGCCTCCGATTGAGCTACAAGAGAATCTAACTTATGAAGAGCGTCCCATTCGTATTATGGATCGACGAGTCAAACAATTACGGAATAAAGCCATTCCTCTAGTTGAAGTTTGGTGGGAAAACCACTCAAGTGGCAAGGCAACCTGGGAAAAAGAGGATGACATGCGTCAACGTTATCCTGAATTATTTGACGAAGGTACTAGCATAATTTAA